In one Xiphophorus couchianus chromosome 17, X_couchianus-1.0, whole genome shotgun sequence genomic region, the following are encoded:
- the LOC114160669 gene encoding macrophage mannose receptor 1-like → MVKVLFLVLCSGILQFSFAANRLRYFNYTENEGSWTAAKQHCVENGGSLLSLFDEEDEMMMINFTSSAKEPGFWLGLKKKDNNTLFWSNGEAVQFNNSTVNITNVDQLCEAFEKGSWMGFNCSEKKAFMCENGGNFTLVHDVEKNWCQARQHCRTHFTDLASIMNEQQNDDLRRKSQGKNVWIGLQHEYYERADNSCSTYGSKFKVNQRSPGQCVCLTNDGINLIWDQIKCDNGKPVICYKGRVRIRVIKEPKTWEDALDYCKTRHSRLLWIEDEEDQKAVEQWLNFTYAGSSKRLWIGLRQSSVFGFWIWSDQIVNYKNWENGKQPEMPLSNHCGVIDAETYKWSDESCKHNLPFLCEEDIIYMKT, encoded by the exons ATGGTGAAAGTTTTGTTCCTCGTGCTGTGTTCAG gaattttgcagttttcattCGCTGCAAACCGTCTGCGATACTTTAATTATACAGAAAATGAAGGTAGCTGGACTGCTGCAAAACAACACTGTGTTGAAAACGGGGGATCATTACTGAGTCTTTTTGATGAAGAGGatgagatgatgatgattaatTTCACTAGCTCAGCAAAAGAACCTGGGTTTTGGCTTGGCCTGAAGAAGAAGGATAATAATACTCTCTTTTGGTCAAATGGAGAAGCCGTCCAGTTTAACAACTCAACAGTAAACATTACAAATGTAGATCAACTCTGTGAAGCTTTTGAAAAAGGTTCATGGATGGGTTTTAATTGTTCTGAAAAAAAGGCTTTCATGTGTGAAAATG gtgGAAATTTTACCCTTGTGCACGATGTTGAGAAAAACTGGTGCCAGGCAAGGCAACACTGCAGAACACATTTCACCGATTTAGCGAGTATCATGAATGAACAGCAAAATGACGACCTGCGGCGAAAAAGTCAAGGAAAAAACGTTTGGATTGGGCTTCAGCATGAGTACTATGAAAGGGCAGACAACAGTTGTTCAACATACGGTTCAAAGTTCAAAGTGAATCAGAGGAGTCCTGGACAATGTGTCTGTTTAACTAACGATGGAATAAACCTTATTTGGGATCAAATAAAGTGTGATAATGGCAAACCAGTCATTTGTTATAAAG GCCGTGTGAGAATCAGAGTAATCAAGGAGCCCAAAACTTGGGAGGACGCGCTGGATTACTGTAAAACCAGACATTCACGCCTTCTATGGATTGAGGATGAGGAGGACCAGAAAGCTGTCGAACAGTGGCTGAATTTCACTTACGCTGGTTCTTCGAAGCGTTTGTGGATCGGTCTGAGGCAGAGTTCTGTCTTTGGGTTCTGGATTTGGAGTGACCAAATTGTGAACTATAAGAACTGGGAGAATGGAAAACAGCCTGAGATGCCTTTGTCCAATCATTGTGGTGTGATCGATGCTGAAACCTACAAATGGAGTGATGAAAGTTGTAAGCATAATCTACCTTTCCTTTGTGAGGAGGATATAATATACATGAAGACCTAA